TGATATTGTACTtatgttttaaaagttttccaGCCAGACTTGGATAACTGTACTCCTTAATTCAATCTATTGTGTACTCTTAactgctttctattattataatagatgCATTCTACGTATAtacattgttatatattttgggatgtcacattatggtatcagagcagttcttcctTAGAAACCTGTAGGTTGTGGGTGTGATTCGTTTATGTTCGTGTACTCTGGTTTCGTGTTGGGAGTTATGTTGGTTAAGTTGGACTAATAGTCTTTCTCTATGAACAGAAGATGGCATCTAGATCTCCTCCTCCCTCAGATGTCGATCCGTCTGACTCTAATCAGATGTTGAATGCTGTGCTTCAGGCGTTGCAACAACAAAATGTTACACTAATTCAGCAGAATACCATAGCCTTGCAGAATCTGGAAGCTGCAAGAGTGTCCGCTGAGGACGCCAGAGCGTCGGCCGATACCACCCAAAGACAGTTCTTGGATGTGATGACTAGTGGTAGGATTCCCACCGGTCCTTCTTCTTCGGCTGCTCCAACTCAAGAATGGAGTTTGGAAaatttcttgcagcatcatcccGCCAAGTTTGATGGCAAATGCTCACCAGATGAAGCCGATCAGTGGCTTCGTGATATGGAGAGAGTCTACAATGCCAAGAGGTGCCCTGATGAGAACAAGTTGTCTTATACTGAATATCTATTGACTGGAGAGGCAAGCCACTGGTGGAGTAGTGCACGGGTGATCTTGGAGGGAACTAGAACCCCTATCACATGGGACCTATTCAAGAAGAAGTTCTATAGAGAATACTTCCCTGACACTCTTAGATATGCTAAAGAAGTGGAGTTCTTGGAACTAGTACAGGGAAACATGTCAGTATCTGAGTATACTGATCGTTTCAAACATCTCCTCCGATTTAATACCATGACAGTGGATGAAGAGTGGCAATGCCGCAAGTTTGAAAACGGGTTGCGTGGTGACATCAAGCTCTTGGTGAGAGGTCACCGTCTGAGGGAGTTTCCAGCTCTTGTGGAGATGGCTAGGGATATGGAGAAGACAAAGAGAGAAACTGAGGGATACCTGAGCCGTCAGGTCCAGCCACTGAGGGTTGGGGGACCAGCCATGTATAGAGGCGGGTCCAGTTCCAGGAAGGCACCATACTCCAGATCTTCTTTTTCTCGTAGTTCTGGAGGATCTTCTCAGCCTTCTGTTCAGCCGAGCCAGTCCTCATCGCTGAGTGGCGTGAGATGCTATGGATGTGGCGGTTCGCACTACTAGTCTTCATGTCCCCAGAGGACTAATTTTCGGAGGTGCAACCGATGCCACAAGGAGGGCCACTATGAGCGTGATTGCCCTATGGGTAGGAGAGCTACTTCCCAGCCGCAGCATGCAGGGAGATTTCAGCACAGAGGTAGCATCAGACCTCAGGCCACTGGACGTGTTTATGCACTGACAGGGACAGAAGCAGCTAGCTCAGGTGATTTAATTTTCGGCACTTGTGTATTGGGTGGTAAATCTTGCATGGTTTTATTTGACTCTGGAGCGACACACTCTTTTGTGTCTGAAACTTGTGCTAGAGAGTTGAGGTTACCAGTGAGAGAGCTACAGTATGACTTGACTGTATCTACTCCTACTTCTGGGATAGTGAAGACATCTACAGTTTGTGCTAGATGTTCAGTAGTGGTTGAGGGGCGTCAGTACAAGGTAAACTTGATATGTTTGCCTTTGCAGGGTTTAGATGTCATCCTAGGGATGGATTGGCTGTCTGCCAATCGTattcttattgattgtggagaGAAGAAACTAGTATTTCCCAATGAGGAGGATTACACACCTCTAACTCTTGGTGTATTGAGACAAGACCTAATAGAAGGTGCATGTTGTTTCCTGATACTATCACACATGGAGGTAAAGCAAGGAGATTCTGACGTAGACCTCTCGGTAGTCAGTGAATTTCTAGATGTGTTTCCTGAGGAGATTCCTGGCTTACCTCCTCCAAGAGAGGTAGAATTTTCCATAGACATTGTGTCTGGGACAGGGCCTATCTCTATAGCCCCATATCGCATGGCGCCAGCTGAACTGGCTGAATTGaaaaagcagattgaagagttgttGGAGAAGCAGTTCATCCGACCTAGTGTTTCTCCTTGGGGTGCGCCTGTATTACTTGTAAAGAAAAAGGATGGCAGTTCAAGATTGTGTGTGGATTACAGGCAACTTAATAAATTAACCATCAAGTATAAGTACCCTTTACCCAGAATTGATGATTTGATGGATCAGCTACATGGGGCAGTTGTGTTTTCTAAGATTGATCTACGGTCCGGCTATCATCAAATATTGGTTAAGGCTGATGATGTTCAGAAGACAGCCTTTAGGTCTAGATATGGCCATTACGAGTATGTGGTCATGCCCTTTGGTGTGACTAACACCCCTGCCatattcatggattacatgaataGGATTTTCCGACCTTTCTTAGATAAATTCGTTgtcgtcttcatagatgacATTCTAATTTATTCTAAGAGTGAAGAAGAACATGTCGATCATCTTAGAACGGTGTTGAGGATATTGAGAGAAAGAAAGTTGTATGCCAAGCTCtcaaagtgtgagttctggatgAAAGAAGTGCAATTCCTTGGTCATATTATATCAGCTGATGGGATTTCTGTAGATCTGGCCAAAGTTCAAGTCGTGTTACAATGGGAAAGACCAAAGTCAGTCACTGAGGTCAGAAGCTTTGTTGGGTTAGCAGGCTACTATCGTCGCTTCATTGAAGATTTCTCTAAGATTGTAGCCCCTTTGACGCAACTGACGAGAAAAGACACTCCATTTGCTTGGACCGATCGTTGTGAGACTAGCTTTCAGAAGTTGAAGCAGAGATTGACTAGCGCTCCAGTATTGGCCATTCCTGACACAGGTAAACCTTTTGAGGTTTTCTGTGATGCTTCCTATCAGGGACTAGGAAGTGTCTTGATGCAAGAAAGAAGAGTTGTTGCATATGCCTCAAGACAACTAAAGATTCATGAGAGAAACTACCCTACTCATGATCTGGAATTAGCTGCAGTGGTGTTTGCTCTTAAGATATGGAGACATTATTTGTATGGAGCTCAATTTCAGgtgttcagtgatcacaagagcctgaagtatctctttgatcagaaggaacTTAATATGAGGCAGAGAAGGTGGATGGAATTCTTGAAGGATTATGATTTTGACCTTCTCTATCATCCAGGGAAAGCAAATGTAGTTGCTGATGCCTTAAGCAGAAAGGCAATGCATATTTCTGCGTTGATGGTTAAAGAGTTGGAGCTAGTTGAGAGCTTCAGTGATTTAAAGCTAGATGTAGAATTTGAACCTGATGGCATTAAATGTTGCAAATTGGTTATATCAAGTCGTATCTTTGAAAGAATTAAAGAGGGACAACTAGTAGACCCCGAGCTTCAGAAGTCAAGGGCTTTTATTGGTAGAGAACAAGGAAGGGATTTTAACACTGGGACAGACGGTCTTCTACGATTCAAAGGAAGAACATGTATACCAAATGATGGAGAGTTGAAAAGAGTGATTTTAGAAGAAGGTCATCGtagtcgttttagcatgcatcccgacatgactaaaatgtaccaagatCTTAAGAAATCATTTTGGTGGTCAGGTATGAAAGGTGATATAGCTAGATTTGTTTCCTCTTGCCTTATCTGTCAGAAGGCTAAGATCGAACACCAGAGGCCAGGTGGTATGTTACAACAACCTGATGTTCCTGAGTGGAAATGGGACAGCATTGCAATGGATTTCGTGACCCATTTGCCACACACTGTCAGAAAGCATGATGCCGTCTGGGTAATAGTTGATAGATTGACCAAGAGTGCTCACTTCTTGGCAATTAATTTGAAGATGTCTATGCAGAAATTAGCTCAGTTGTACATCAAGGAAATAGTTAGATTGCATGGTGTGCCTTCCAGCATCATATCGGACAGAGACCCCCGCTTCACTTCTCGTTTCTGGCAGACTTTACAGAATGAGATGGGCAGTAAACTCCAGATGAGTTCTGCTTACCATCCTCAGACTGATGGTCAGTCAGAACGGACTATACAGTCATTGGAGGATCTGCTCAGGACGTGTATACTTGATCATATGGGAGTTTGGGATGAAGTGTTGCCATTGGTGGAATTCTCATATAATAATAGCTTTCAGACCAGTATTGGAATGGCACCGTTTGAAGCTCTTTATGGGAGGCGTTGCAGGACACCTTTATGCTGGTTTCAGGATGGGGAGTTTGTGTTGACTGGGCCAGAAATAGTGCAACAAACGACTGAGAAAGTAAAAGTGATTCAAGAAAGGATGAGAGCCTCACAGAGTAGGCAAAAATCATATGCTGATAGGAGACGCAGGCCTTTGGAGTTTGAGGCCGGTGATCATGTGTTTCTTCGTGTGACGCCTACTACTGGAGTAGGAAAGGCTATTCGAGCTAAGAAGCTTTCCCCCAGATACCTTGGGCCGTATCAGATTTCTAGACGCATCGGACCAGTAGCATATGAGATAGCTATGCCGCCCCAGCTAACTAATCTCCATCCAGTCTTTCATGTTTCTCAGCTTCGGAAGTATGTCCCCGACCCTTCACATGTGTTGGAAGCTGACACTGTACAAGTCAAGGAAGATCTCTCTATAGAGATGCAACCGGTCAAAGTAGATGAGAGGCTAACCAAACGACCAGATGGGAAAGCTACCAGACTGATCAAAGTCATTTGGGACAGTAGAACTGGCGATTCTACCTGGGAGAAGGAGGAAGAAATGAAGAAGTCATACCCCCACTTATTTCTATAAGcacaattttcgaggacgaaaattttttgtgttggggagaatgtaaggaccttgctccttattttttttatcattatttgtgAAAGGGATGGGGGCATGGATGTTGAAAATCAGCAGAAAAGTGGAGGAGCAGGGAAGCACGGGCTGTCCTAGGGAGaagtagtttttgttttattgggAAAATAGGAGAGGCAACGTCCGTGATTCCCTCTCCCATATTTTGGCACCTTTCACAacttaagaaataaaaggtgAAGAGGGCTGCTGAACTGGAGAAGATCCTTGTTACCGTATTACCTTGTTGCCATTTTTGtaagagaaggagaagttcaaagtTCTTGGAGGTGATTGGAGCTGCACATCTTGAGGAGGATAGATTCAAAGATTTagcaaaggaagtcttcaagaggtaaggggagctaactcaaCTTGGTTTCTAGATTTTTTTGTGGATGTGACTATGATTCCAATTGCTTGATTTCGATGTGGGGAGctgtatggaaattgatttttGGTTAAATGAGTGGAATGATTTCAAGAAAATGATTCAAGTGGGTTGTTACTATGGTTTTGACCTATGAACTTTTGGTATGAACTTTATGATGCAAAATTGTTGAATATATAATGGATTAATGGTGGATTTTCGTTCTAGCATGATAATCTATACGTGTATGAAGTTTTTGGTGGATTTGAATGTGAAATGAGATGGAAACCATGATAGTTTACCCTACTTTTTCATCAAGTGCGAAAATGGTTTGTTTTGGATGATTGATGAAATTTAGATGGATAAATTGATGATTCTGGAAAGAATGGTGTGGTGTGAATGATTAATTGGTTAAAGTCTAATACAAAGtggaatgatattgtttgaAGGTATTTTGGAGTTGATTTTGAGATCAAATCTATGGGGGTTTAAGAATTGACTTAATGAAGTATTGGTTTTAAGTGAGAATCTGTAATGAATATCAATTGATTGGATATTTACAGAGTTGTTTATGATGAAAGTTAGCTAATAGGTGGTGAAGGTTGAATTAGTAGTTGTTATAATGTGTTTGCCATGTGGATTCAAAGGTATTTTAGGGGTATTGATAGGTGAAAATCTAAAGAAGGTAAATCTGAGGTAAACTAAACATTTTAAGCTTGATAGTGAGTGATTCAAAACTGGTTTGAACGTTGAAAGTGGTAGAAAATGGAAGTTAGGTTCCTTGGTAGTTTATATGTTGAAGTTGGATTGATTTTGGActatttttaggggttttaacaagtgatattttgaattatatgttcTGGGCTGTAGGTGTTGATTTGTAATCTGTTATAGAGCCAATTAGAACTTGTCCAAGTGGTTAGTTTGCATAAAACAAGAGTATAAGGTGTAAATTTGAGTTTAGGTGTTTTTGGAGTGTCAAACATGATGTGAGATACCAAGTTTCGGGTTTGATGATCAATAGATGTTTGATTCGagttataaatatgttttctcATCAATCCTAATGTTTAGGAGGTCACTTTGATCATTAGAATAAGTCTCAAGTGCATAAAAAGCCAATCTGCACTTGCTGTCAACTGATacggcgctccagcgccctcggGACGCTCTCCAGCGCGCTTAAACTGGTGCAGGtcgcgctccagcgccctttgGTCGCGCTCCAGCGCGCCTAAACGCAGCAGCAAGCTGCAGAATTTGTGTTTGATAGTTTTTGGGGTTCCGggtgtccgttttggacgtttcTTGAGTCGTTTTGGAGGTTTTGAACCCTTCCggaactgttggtgatggtttcaaagccattttctttgtgtaagtatgagttacggggttttgtgttgtttagtggttcttTTAGGATGGTTATTGTCAGGTAAGGTGTATTGGATTGATTATTGTTGTTTGCTTAACAGATTGTCATGTATGAGGAATGTTTGGAAtgcatgatatgatatgatttatgtgggaagtatgtgaatagtgttcggatgaatagtgttctgtataatgttgaattttaagttcctttgcttttggattgaattatgtgtacaaatgtttggaatattatttatgacatgaattatgtgaatgtatgaaatatgttggaattgttgggataatatggtggtatctgattattcataattggagtatggttataagtggtttatgaggtacatggttccaaaagaaatatcatgagatttaaaatggtgggattgaatcggaaatttagatatctcggtgggatcagttggtgtattgaatgaatgtaagaggcttccatatggggggttatccctacactccaacggtctttcattctcacttagagaggattgacgcgtgtggtgggagtagagggaggtcccagggtaggcgctatcactggaggtctattccgcggtaacggactaaccttgtgtatggtcgggtgaaacccctcggcaatggctttgcaaagcagtagaggccatcacaagtgcacaacctgccccagctctacatacattctatgtccggacgtgtctagagtcttaacatgataagatgtttattttgatgagttttatgaaataaatgctatattgattaaaaaatgaattgtatgattgtctgagacctagctcacccttgcaattgtatgtgttgcatgtgtttgcTTTCCCCCtcgcgatgatcatccaatcctttggatgtgagcagtaggtgatgatgtacctttggagcaagctttggaagtTGAGAAAGACCCAGCTCCTAGTGCTTAGGATTTTTACTAGCTATTATGTTTAATGGCTCTTTATCTTGGAAGACTTCTAGTCTTCACGTtatcttttttgtgttttggaGAATTGTGATATTGTACTtatgttttaaaagttttccaGCCAGACTTGGATAACTGTACTCCTTAATTCAATCTATTGTGTACTCTTAactgctttctattattataatagatgCATTCTACGTATAtacattgttatatattttgggatgtcacatatGTGAATTGTTAACATAATTAATAGATAATATAATTGATTGTAGATTAATTATGTCTCAGTAATATCattaattaacatattatattatatttaatttattatttttatatatatcaataatcatatttatgatattcGTGACAGATTAATTATACTCATAATATTTACTAATATCAACCATGATAGTTGATTTTGTATTTAATATCTCATAAGTTCGTGGAAAAGTTAATAGGTGCATAGTGAATGttaaatattcttattataaaagaaGGTGGATCCTCCGAGATGACATGAAGATACTGGATTGTTTGTTGACGtgtgaataaaacaaaaaaaaatccacttATATAAGATTTTCCTATCTTAgtcaataaaaacataaaaaaatataagtataaaagaatatatgaaaTCAATATATTCCATATAAGaatgtttcatatttataaGCAGATGTGAATTGTTAacataattaattgataatatcATTGATTaacatattaattatgtttgagTAATATCATCgattaacatattatattttaattaatttattacttcTATGTATATCAATAATCACATTTATGATATTCATGGAAGATTAATTATACTCATaatatttactataatatagtataattgtatttatttataagagtaatatgtatatattacaaaatattatgaaaataattatattaatttaatattattttctagtTTGATGAAAGAGATACGTAATactatttttagaaatatatatatatatatatatatatatatatatatatatatatttcttgttatttgtactaaaattatatagggttaaatatgtttttagtccctaaactatcaagcgaatttgtttttagtttct
This window of the Vigna angularis cultivar LongXiaoDou No.4 chromosome 7, ASM1680809v1, whole genome shotgun sequence genome carries:
- the LOC128197892 gene encoding uncharacterized protein LOC128197892 codes for the protein MASRSPPPSDVDPSDSNQMLNAVLQALQQQNVTLIQQNTIALQNLEAARVSAEDARASADTTQRQFLDVMTSGRIPTGPSSSAAPTQEWSLENFLQHHPAKFDGKCSPDEADQWLRDMERVYNAKRCPDENKLSYTEYLLTGEASHWWSSARVILEGTRTPITWDLFKKKFYREYFPDTLRYAKEVEFLELVQGNMSVSEYTDRFKHLLRFNTMTVDEEWQCRKFENGLRGDIKLLVRGHRLREFPALVEMARDMEKTKRETEGYLSRQVQPLRVGGPAMYRGGSSSRKAPYSRSSFSRSSGGSSQPSVQPSQSSSLSGVRCYGCGGSHY